From Armatimonadota bacterium:
TTCCAGAGCGAGAGTGTGGACGTGGGGCTGTTCGGGACGGCGGGCATGGTCGTCGGCGCCTCCCAGGGCCTGGACTATCGAAACTTCTACATTCAGATCCTCAGCAGCTACGCCGATGGGCTGGTTGCCCGACCGGACAGCGGCATCACCCGGCTGGCGGACCTGCGGGGGAAGCGCATTGCCTACATGCGTGGTACCAGCGCGCACCTGGGGCTGATCAAGGCGCTGCAGAGCGCGGGCCTCACCCCGGCGGACGTGACCATGATCCACATGGACGTGACGGCCATGACCCCCGCGTTCACTAAGGGCGACGTGCACGCCGCCTATGCCTGGGAGCCGTGGATCTCCAGGATGCAGGAGGCCGGGGGGCGGGTAATCGTGCGCAGCCACGATGTGGGGCTCAACACATCGGACCACTGGGTAGCCCGCGTGGGGTGGGTGCAGCGCAACCCGCGGGGCGTGCTCTTGTTGCTCAAGGCCGTGGACCAGGCGCTGGAGGAGTTCCGGCGGAATCCTGCGGTGGCCATCAAGGCCACGGCGGAAAACCTCGGCGTGACAGAGGCCATCGCCAAGCGGATCGTGGAGATCAACCCGGTGGTCAGACTGGAGCAGCTGGTGGATCCCAAGTTTGAGCTGTCCTTGCTGCCAGGCGGCGGCGCGCAGCGGATGATCCAGGAGGTAGGCGACTTCCTGCTGCGGGAGGGCATCATCCGCAGCGCCATTGATGCCAGCAAGATTGTGGAGGGGTCATACATCCAGGCCTACTTGCGGACCAAGTAGCAGCCAGGGGGGTGAAGCATGCCCCGGGCGACCGTCCTGGTGACGGCGCGCATGTTCGGG
This genomic window contains:
- a CDS encoding NrtA/SsuA/CpmA family ABC transporter substrate-binding protein; its protein translation is MNRRLAVALSVMVLTAVLALPGRAQPPLVVRIAWQPYNAVIFYTARDLKIFERVGLQPQYTRFTAGPPQFAAFQSESVDVGLFGTAGMVVGASQGLDYRNFYIQILSSYADGLVARPDSGITRLADLRGKRIAYMRGTSAHLGLIKALQSAGLTPADVTMIHMDVTAMTPAFTKGDVHAAYAWEPWISRMQEAGGRVIVRSHDVGLNTSDHWVARVGWVQRNPRGVLLLLKAVDQALEEFRRNPAVAIKATAENLGVTEAIAKRIVEINPVVRLEQLVDPKFELSLLPGGGAQRMIQEVGDFLLREGIIRSAIDASKIVEGSYIQAYLRTK